Proteins from one Pseudarthrobacter sp. BIM B-2242 genomic window:
- a CDS encoding nitrate/nitrite transporter → MAGTAPLPLAGAQGRTLNLVLATAASVAGFWAWNSVATLGSFYTQNLQLNPAATGVLVAMPVFVGSLGRIAVGALTDKYGGRAMFSFVLLAAIPPILLVAVGGLLNSFALVLGAGLLLGVAGTVFAVGIPFVSGWYEPSRRGFATGVFGAGMGGTALAAFLNPRLVAGIGYFPTHLLIAGVLAVMAALVWFLMKESPGWTRNNSPVLPKLLDAAKTPVTWRMCFLYAVVFGGFVSFATYLPTYLRDVYSFDPSGAGARTAGFALAAVLARPVGGVLADRFGSKPVVITSLAGVAILAWVVNLQPDGDVPAGLTFLGMAAALGLGAGGVFAWVGVLAPQGKVGSISGVVSAAGGLGGYFPPLVMGATYDAATRSYSIGLLLLVATAVVALVFTIVALRGPSKRPHLAEA, encoded by the coding sequence GTGGCTGGAACGGCACCACTCCCATTGGCGGGCGCCCAAGGACGGACCCTGAACCTGGTGCTGGCCACGGCGGCGTCCGTGGCCGGCTTCTGGGCCTGGAATTCGGTGGCCACCCTGGGCTCGTTCTACACACAGAACCTGCAGCTGAATCCGGCGGCAACGGGTGTCCTCGTGGCGATGCCGGTGTTTGTGGGTTCGCTGGGGCGCATCGCCGTGGGGGCGCTGACGGACAAATACGGCGGCCGCGCCATGTTCTCCTTTGTGCTGCTGGCCGCCATCCCGCCCATCCTCCTGGTGGCCGTAGGCGGACTCCTCAATTCGTTCGCGCTGGTGTTGGGCGCCGGCCTGCTGCTGGGAGTCGCCGGTACCGTGTTCGCCGTCGGAATCCCTTTTGTCAGCGGCTGGTACGAGCCGTCACGGCGGGGCTTCGCCACGGGAGTCTTTGGCGCCGGGATGGGCGGGACGGCGCTGGCAGCCTTCCTGAACCCGCGGCTGGTGGCGGGAATCGGGTACTTCCCCACGCACCTGCTGATCGCCGGCGTCCTGGCCGTAATGGCGGCCCTGGTCTGGTTCCTGATGAAGGAGTCGCCGGGATGGACGCGGAACAATTCCCCGGTGCTGCCCAAGCTCCTGGACGCCGCCAAGACCCCGGTGACGTGGAGGATGTGCTTCCTCTACGCCGTCGTATTCGGCGGGTTCGTCTCCTTCGCCACCTACCTGCCCACCTACCTCCGGGATGTGTACAGTTTTGACCCCAGCGGCGCCGGCGCCCGCACGGCAGGGTTCGCCCTCGCGGCCGTGCTGGCCCGCCCGGTGGGCGGCGTGCTGGCGGACCGGTTCGGGTCCAAGCCGGTGGTCATCACGTCGCTGGCAGGCGTTGCCATTCTGGCCTGGGTGGTGAACCTGCAGCCCGACGGCGACGTGCCTGCCGGCCTGACCTTCCTGGGCATGGCCGCGGCCCTCGGCCTGGGCGCGGGCGGGGTATTCGCCTGGGTGGGCGTCCTCGCGCCGCAGGGCAAAGTGGGCAGCATCAGCGGGGTGGTCAGCGCGGCAGGCGGCCTGGGCGGCTACTTCCCGCCGCTTGTGATGGGGGCAACCTACGACGCCGCGACCCGCAGCTACTCGATCGGCCTGCTCCTTCTCGTCGCCACCGCCGTCGTGGCATTGGTATTCACCATCGTGGCACTCCGGGGCCCCTCCAAGCGGCCCCACCTGGCCGAAGCCTAG
- the narH gene encoding nitrate reductase subunit beta: MRVMAQMGMVMNLDKCIGCHTCSVTCKQAWTNRAGTEYVWFNNVETRPGQGYPRRYEDQEKWQGGWELNRRGKLVLKAGGRVKKLFGIFASPVQPELKDYYEPWTYDYKTLIDAPLGDDFPVARPKSLITGEDTKITWSANWDDDLGGSTEHGHLDPIVEKVRRESEDKIKFAYEQTFMFYLPRICEHCLNPSCMASCPSGAIYKRVEDGIVLVDQDKCRGWRQCVTGCPYKKIYFNHKTGKAEKCTFCYPRVEVGLPTVCSETCVGRLRYLGLFLYDADAVTAAAAVTDPQELYDAQMDVLLDPNDPAVQANARAQGIPEDWIDAARRSPVYALAKVYKVALPLHPEYRTMPMVWYVPPLSPVVDLLRDQGHDGEDHGNLFGAIDALRIPVEYLAELFTAGDADRVTGVLKKLAAMRSFMRGISLGNDPDESIAEAVGMDGQTMYEMYRLMAIAKYDERYVIPKAHVEQAHDLEEMGCSLDFDGGPGMQDSSPFGEASGRPVPVAVETFNALRDRQTSDAAPGESTLRGRVNLLNWDGTGAPSGLFPEKHIPEKPVPEKPAPEKRAPEDRL, from the coding sequence ATGCGTGTAATGGCTCAAATGGGCATGGTCATGAACCTGGACAAATGCATCGGCTGCCACACCTGTTCGGTGACCTGCAAACAGGCCTGGACCAACCGTGCCGGCACCGAATACGTCTGGTTCAACAACGTGGAAACCCGGCCCGGCCAGGGGTATCCGCGGCGCTACGAGGACCAGGAGAAGTGGCAGGGAGGCTGGGAACTGAACAGGCGCGGCAAGCTGGTCCTCAAGGCAGGCGGCCGGGTGAAGAAACTCTTCGGGATCTTCGCCAGTCCGGTCCAGCCCGAGCTCAAGGACTACTACGAGCCGTGGACCTACGACTACAAGACCCTCATCGACGCACCGCTAGGGGATGACTTCCCGGTTGCGCGGCCCAAATCCCTCATCACGGGGGAGGACACCAAGATCACCTGGTCCGCGAACTGGGACGATGACCTCGGCGGCTCCACTGAGCACGGCCACCTGGATCCGATCGTGGAGAAGGTCCGCCGCGAGTCCGAGGACAAGATCAAGTTCGCGTACGAGCAGACATTTATGTTCTACCTGCCTCGGATCTGCGAGCACTGCCTGAACCCCTCCTGCATGGCGTCCTGTCCCTCCGGCGCCATCTATAAGCGGGTGGAGGACGGGATTGTCCTGGTGGACCAGGACAAATGCCGCGGCTGGCGGCAGTGCGTTACGGGCTGCCCGTACAAAAAGATCTACTTCAACCACAAGACCGGCAAGGCCGAGAAGTGCACCTTCTGCTATCCGCGGGTGGAGGTGGGGCTGCCCACGGTCTGCTCCGAAACGTGCGTGGGCAGGCTGCGGTACCTGGGGCTGTTTTTGTACGACGCCGACGCGGTTACCGCAGCCGCCGCTGTCACCGACCCGCAGGAACTCTACGACGCGCAGATGGACGTCCTGCTCGACCCGAACGACCCCGCCGTCCAAGCCAACGCCCGCGCACAGGGCATCCCCGAGGACTGGATTGACGCCGCCCGGCGCTCGCCGGTGTACGCGCTGGCCAAGGTCTACAAGGTTGCCCTGCCGCTGCACCCGGAATACCGGACCATGCCCATGGTCTGGTACGTGCCGCCGCTATCGCCCGTGGTTGACCTGCTGCGCGACCAGGGGCACGACGGCGAGGATCACGGCAATCTGTTCGGCGCCATCGACGCGCTGCGCATCCCGGTGGAATACCTTGCGGAGCTGTTCACCGCCGGGGACGCAGACAGGGTCACCGGGGTGCTGAAAAAGCTTGCCGCCATGCGCTCCTTTATGCGCGGCATCAGCCTCGGCAACGATCCGGACGAGTCCATCGCAGAGGCCGTGGGCATGGACGGCCAGACCATGTACGAGATGTACCGGCTGATGGCCATCGCGAAGTACGACGAACGGTACGTCATCCCCAAGGCCCACGTGGAACAGGCCCACGATCTTGAGGAGATGGGCTGCTCACTGGACTTCGACGGCGGCCCGGGCATGCAGGACTCGTCCCCGTTCGGCGAGGCCAGCGGCAGGCCGGTGCCGGTTGCCGTGGAGACGTTCAACGCCCTCCGCGACCGGCAGACCTCTGATGCCGCACCCGGTGAATCGACTCTCCGGGGCCGGGTAAACCTGCTGAACTGGGATGGCACCGGGGCGCCGTCGGGGTTGTTCCCGGAGAAGCACATCCCGGAGAAGCCCGTCCCGGAGAAACCCGCGCCCGAGAAGCGCGCGCCTGAGGACCGGCTGTGA
- a CDS encoding TetR/AcrR family transcriptional regulator encodes MSSLREAQKQLTRDVIVERALKLFTEKGYAATTIDEVAAAAGTTRATFYAYYPSRSDLMRDFMARVNAVLERADAPEQGTTAPELVDVVRAGELSGILAWLESRAALWPVFRPYLDVLDEAAAVDRDVRAMLEEWHEEVISDIVRGMQLAGRFPEETRHIRGTLAFTSLDYVATLWTRRKFEPNREHALEVLADSWYHLLCDEG; translated from the coding sequence ATGTCGTCGCTGCGAGAAGCCCAGAAACAGCTGACCCGGGACGTGATCGTCGAGCGGGCACTGAAGTTGTTTACGGAGAAGGGCTACGCCGCCACCACCATTGACGAGGTTGCGGCGGCGGCCGGAACCACGCGGGCAACGTTCTACGCCTACTACCCGTCCCGCAGCGATCTGATGCGTGACTTCATGGCGCGGGTCAACGCCGTGCTGGAGCGCGCGGATGCCCCCGAACAGGGCACCACCGCCCCCGAGCTTGTGGACGTTGTGCGTGCAGGCGAGCTGTCCGGCATCCTTGCCTGGCTGGAGTCACGGGCGGCTTTGTGGCCGGTTTTCCGCCCCTACCTCGACGTTCTCGACGAAGCCGCAGCCGTGGACCGGGACGTGCGGGCCATGCTCGAAGAGTGGCACGAAGAAGTCATTTCCGACATCGTGCGGGGCATGCAGCTGGCCGGCCGGTTCCCGGAGGAAACGCGCCACATCAGGGGAACCCTCGCCTTCACGTCGCTCGATTACGTGGCCACGCTGTGGACCCGCCGTAAGTTTGAGCCGAACCGTGAGCATGCGCTCGAGGTGTTGGCAGACAGCTGGTACCACCTGCTGTGTGACGAAGGCTGA
- a CDS encoding nitrate reductase subunit alpha: MAAGPHAGLDGPASDAMLKLGRFFTKWDQTEDGRAVFREGGRKGDIFYRDRWSHDKVVRSTHGVNCTGSCSWKVYVKDGIITWESQQTDYPSVGPDSPEYEPRGCPRGAAFSWYTYSPTRVRFPYARGVLVEMYREAKARLGDPVLAFAEIAADPERRRRYQQARGKGGLVRVSWQEAIEIAAAAHVNTIRTYGPDRCAGFSPIPAMSMVSHAVGTRFIQLIGGVMTSFYDWYADLPVASPQVFGDQTDVPESGDWWDARYLMMWGSNVPVTRTPDAHWMAEVRYRGTKVVTVSPDYADNTKFADEWLPAQAGTDAALAMAMGHVMLKEFFVDRQVPFFADYVKQYTDLPFLVRLVRNDDGALTPSKFLTAADLPGESGAEDAAFRTVLFDKKAGRPAVPNGSLGFRYSASGEGKWNLDLEGMDPALSLREVSGESAEILLPCFEDAGGAGSVLRRGVPVLEMEGHLVTTVYDLMLAQYGVGRAGLPGEWAAGYDDAATPYTPAWQEEITSVPAQACIRVAREFARNAEQSKGRSMIIMGAGICQWFHGDTTYRAVLALVMLTGCMGRNGGGWAHYVGQEKTRPVTGWLSLANGLDWSRPPRTMIGTGYWYMHTDQWRQDGYSADALKSPLSTGALDGMHTADALAQSARLGWMPFYPQFDRNPLDLADEAEAAVAAGSAKDTPSYVAEALKNRTLNPAIEDVDAPENWPRTLVLWRSNLFGSSAKGNEYFLRNLLGTHNNVLGEDHAEGLKPRDVRWHEQAPEGKLDLLVSADFRMTSTTLLSDVVFPAATWYEKHDLSSTDMHPFVHAFSPAIDPPWETKTDFDTFHLLAREFSRLAATHLGVRRDLVSVPLQHDTPGQLAQPGGIVRDWRETGIPAVPGQNMPVFSVVERDYTAIADKLAAVGPLADKLGFTVKNVTYKLAGALDRLSRSNGVMLGGAADGRPAIDTDAKLAEAILAFSGTTNGALSVQGFKDLEVRTGRKLADLSEGSEEKFITFAQTQAGPVPVITSPEWSGSETGGRRYAPFTINIERLKPFHTLTGRMHFFLDHDWMTDIGEALPIYRPPLDMHRLFGEPRLGSNGQLEVVVRYLTPHSKWSIHSEYQDNLLMLSLSRGGPTVWMSPADAESIKVRDNEWVECLNINGVLVARAIVSHRMPAGVVYVHHAQERTIDVPKSEATGRRGGIHNSVTRLLVKPSHLIGGYAQLAYAFNYLGPTGNQRDMVATVRRRSQEVQY, translated from the coding sequence ATGGCTGCCGGACCCCATGCGGGGTTGGATGGACCCGCATCAGATGCAATGTTGAAGCTGGGCCGTTTCTTCACGAAATGGGACCAGACAGAGGACGGCAGGGCGGTGTTCCGGGAGGGCGGCCGCAAAGGCGACATCTTCTACCGGGACCGCTGGAGCCACGACAAGGTGGTCCGGTCCACGCACGGGGTGAACTGCACCGGTTCCTGCTCCTGGAAGGTGTACGTCAAGGACGGCATCATCACCTGGGAATCCCAACAGACCGACTACCCCTCGGTAGGCCCGGACAGTCCTGAATACGAACCACGAGGCTGCCCTAGAGGGGCAGCCTTTTCGTGGTACACCTACTCACCCACGCGGGTCCGCTTCCCCTATGCCCGCGGCGTCCTGGTTGAGATGTACCGGGAAGCCAAAGCCCGCCTCGGCGACCCGGTGCTGGCCTTTGCGGAGATCGCGGCTGACCCGGAACGCCGCCGCCGCTACCAGCAGGCCCGCGGCAAGGGCGGACTGGTGCGGGTCTCGTGGCAGGAAGCCATTGAGATCGCGGCCGCGGCGCACGTGAACACGATCAGGACCTACGGGCCGGACCGGTGCGCGGGCTTCTCGCCGATCCCGGCGATGTCCATGGTCTCGCACGCCGTGGGAACCCGCTTCATCCAGCTCATCGGCGGGGTGATGACGTCCTTCTACGACTGGTACGCGGACCTCCCCGTTGCCAGCCCGCAGGTTTTTGGCGACCAGACCGACGTCCCCGAATCCGGGGACTGGTGGGACGCGCGCTACCTCATGATGTGGGGCTCCAACGTCCCGGTGACCCGGACCCCGGACGCGCACTGGATGGCCGAGGTGCGGTACCGGGGCACCAAGGTGGTCACGGTCAGCCCGGACTACGCGGACAACACCAAGTTCGCCGACGAATGGCTCCCCGCCCAGGCCGGCACCGATGCCGCGCTCGCCATGGCCATGGGCCACGTCATGCTCAAGGAATTCTTCGTGGACCGGCAGGTCCCCTTCTTCGCTGACTACGTGAAGCAGTACACGGACCTCCCGTTCCTGGTCCGGCTGGTGAGGAACGACGACGGCGCCCTGACGCCGTCGAAATTCCTCACCGCGGCGGATCTCCCGGGGGAGTCCGGGGCTGAGGACGCGGCGTTCCGCACCGTCCTGTTCGACAAAAAGGCGGGACGTCCGGCGGTGCCCAACGGCTCCCTGGGGTTCCGCTATTCGGCAAGCGGCGAGGGCAAGTGGAACCTGGACCTCGAGGGGATGGACCCGGCGCTGTCGCTGCGGGAGGTCTCCGGCGAAAGCGCCGAGATCCTGCTGCCGTGCTTCGAGGACGCCGGGGGAGCGGGCAGCGTCCTGCGCCGTGGCGTGCCCGTCCTTGAGATGGAGGGCCACCTGGTCACCACCGTGTACGACCTGATGCTGGCCCAGTATGGCGTGGGCCGGGCCGGGCTTCCGGGCGAGTGGGCAGCGGGCTATGACGACGCCGCCACCCCCTACACCCCGGCCTGGCAGGAGGAGATCACCAGCGTTCCGGCACAGGCCTGCATTCGCGTGGCCCGCGAATTTGCCCGGAATGCCGAGCAGTCCAAAGGCCGGTCCATGATCATCATGGGCGCCGGGATCTGCCAGTGGTTCCACGGCGACACCACGTACCGGGCCGTGCTGGCCCTGGTGATGCTGACCGGCTGCATGGGCCGCAACGGCGGCGGCTGGGCGCACTATGTGGGGCAGGAGAAGACCCGGCCGGTCACCGGCTGGCTATCGCTGGCCAACGGCCTGGACTGGTCGCGGCCGCCGCGGACCATGATCGGCACGGGCTATTGGTACATGCACACGGACCAGTGGCGGCAGGACGGCTACTCCGCGGACGCGCTGAAGTCCCCGCTGTCCACCGGAGCCCTGGACGGCATGCACACTGCGGACGCGCTGGCCCAGTCCGCGCGGCTGGGATGGATGCCCTTCTATCCGCAGTTCGACCGCAACCCGCTGGACCTCGCGGACGAGGCGGAGGCCGCCGTCGCCGCCGGTTCCGCGAAGGACACCCCCAGCTACGTCGCGGAGGCCCTGAAGAACCGCACCCTGAACCCGGCCATCGAGGACGTGGATGCCCCGGAGAACTGGCCGCGGACCCTGGTGCTGTGGCGCTCCAACCTGTTCGGTTCCTCAGCGAAGGGCAACGAATACTTCCTGCGGAACCTGCTGGGCACCCACAACAACGTCCTGGGCGAGGACCACGCCGAGGGGCTCAAGCCCCGGGACGTGAGATGGCATGAGCAGGCACCGGAAGGAAAGCTGGACCTGCTGGTCTCCGCAGACTTCCGGATGACCTCCACCACGCTGCTGTCCGACGTCGTGTTCCCGGCCGCCACCTGGTACGAGAAGCACGATCTTTCCTCCACCGACATGCACCCGTTTGTCCACGCCTTCAGCCCGGCGATTGACCCGCCGTGGGAAACCAAAACGGACTTCGACACGTTCCACCTGCTCGCGCGGGAATTCTCGCGGCTGGCAGCAACCCATCTGGGCGTCAGGCGGGACCTGGTCAGCGTGCCGCTGCAGCACGACACCCCCGGCCAGCTGGCGCAGCCCGGCGGGATCGTCCGGGACTGGCGGGAAACCGGCATCCCCGCGGTGCCGGGGCAGAACATGCCCGTCTTCTCGGTGGTGGAGCGGGACTATACGGCCATCGCGGACAAGCTGGCCGCCGTCGGGCCCCTGGCTGACAAGCTGGGCTTCACGGTCAAGAATGTCACCTACAAACTCGCCGGCGCCCTGGACCGGCTCAGCCGGTCCAACGGCGTGATGCTCGGCGGCGCCGCGGACGGACGCCCGGCCATCGACACGGATGCGAAGCTCGCCGAGGCCATTCTGGCCTTCTCCGGGACCACCAACGGTGCCCTGTCCGTGCAGGGCTTCAAGGACCTGGAAGTTCGGACCGGACGGAAGCTGGCGGACCTGTCCGAGGGCTCCGAGGAAAAGTTCATCACCTTCGCCCAGACCCAGGCCGGCCCGGTCCCGGTGATCACCTCGCCGGAATGGTCCGGCTCCGAAACCGGCGGGCGGCGCTACGCGCCCTTCACCATCAACATCGAACGGCTCAAGCCCTTCCACACCCTGACCGGCCGGATGCACTTCTTCCTGGACCACGATTGGATGACCGACATCGGCGAGGCGCTGCCGATCTACCGCCCGCCGCTGGACATGCACCGGCTCTTCGGCGAGCCCAGGCTGGGCAGCAACGGGCAGCTCGAAGTGGTGGTCCGGTACCTGACGCCGCATTCCAAGTGGTCCATCCACTCCGAATACCAGGACAACCTGCTGATGCTCTCGCTGTCCCGCGGCGGACCCACGGTCTGGATGAGCCCTGCCGACGCCGAGTCCATCAAGGTCCGGGACAACGAGTGGGTGGAATGCCTGAATATCAATGGCGTCCTGGTGGCCCGGGCAATTGTCAGCCACCGGATGCCGGCCGGCGTGGTGTACGTCCACCACGCGCAGGAACGCACCATCGACGTGCCGAAGTCCGAGGCGACGGGCAGGCGGGGCGGCATCCACAACTCCGTCACCCGGCTGCTGGTCAAACCCTCGCACCTGATCGGCGGCTACGCGCAGCTGGCCTACGCGTTCAACTATCTTGGCCCCACCGGGAACCAGCGCGACATGGTTGCCACCGTCCGCCGTCGTTCCCAGGAGGTGCAGTACTGA
- the narI gene encoding respiratory nitrate reductase subunit gamma → MLTFETAPFETEPGAVVEISALDTALWGVLPYIMVVVLVGGLVWRYKYDQFGWTTRSSQLYESKLLRIASPLFHFGLLAVIAGHFFGLVIPMAWTQAVGMSQDFYHFNALFVGGIAGVGTLGGIILLIYRRRTTGPVFMATTTNDKAMYVVLTAAIVFGLWTTLASVFEGEHGHNYRETVAPWFRSLFIFQPDVAAMAAAPFSFHLHTLVGMALFVIWPFTRLVHAFTAPLHYLFRPYIVYRSRDAVARRGWSPVGTKDRDTRNR, encoded by the coding sequence ATGCTGACCTTCGAAACCGCGCCGTTCGAAACGGAGCCAGGGGCCGTCGTCGAAATCTCCGCCCTGGACACCGCACTGTGGGGCGTCCTGCCCTACATCATGGTGGTGGTCCTGGTGGGCGGCCTGGTGTGGCGATACAAGTACGACCAATTCGGCTGGACCACCCGCTCCTCCCAGCTGTATGAGTCCAAGCTGCTCCGGATTGCCTCACCGCTGTTCCACTTCGGCCTGCTGGCCGTCATCGCCGGGCACTTCTTCGGCCTGGTCATCCCGATGGCGTGGACCCAGGCCGTGGGGATGAGCCAGGATTTCTACCACTTCAACGCGCTGTTCGTCGGCGGCATTGCCGGCGTCGGGACGCTCGGCGGGATCATCCTGCTGATCTACCGGCGCCGCACCACGGGGCCTGTCTTTATGGCCACCACCACCAACGACAAAGCCATGTACGTGGTGCTCACCGCCGCCATCGTGTTCGGGCTGTGGACCACCCTGGCCAGCGTTTTCGAGGGGGAGCACGGGCACAACTACCGGGAAACGGTGGCCCCTTGGTTCCGTTCCCTGTTCATCTTCCAGCCGGATGTCGCGGCCATGGCGGCAGCACCGTTCTCCTTCCATCTGCACACGCTGGTGGGGATGGCACTGTTCGTCATCTGGCCGTTCACCAGGCTGGTGCATGCCTTCACGGCGCCCTTGCACTACCTTTTCCGGCCGTACATCGTCTACCGCTCCCGGGATGCCGTGGCCCGGCGAGGCTGGTCCCCGGTAGGGACCAAGGACAGAGATACCCGCAACCGTTGA
- a CDS encoding ammonium transporter, translated as MDITAQHVWMMIAAAMVLLMTPGLGLFYGGMTRAKAALNMIMMSFISAGIVGVVWVLWGYSMTTGEGVLGIFGNPFANFGLQNLMGSPDLIKAGFSATFAIITVALISGAIADRAKFSAWALFVPLWITLVYCPLAYMIWGGGLMSAGGAITAVFGQVIDFAGGAVVEISSGTAALVLALVVGQRHGFAKDPGHRPHNVPFIMLGAAILWFGWFGFNGGAATTAEQAGLVWINTLVTPAAAMLSWLLTEKVRHGHPTSLGAASGVVAGLVAITPSCANISPVAAVGLGLVAGAACCVFVDLKFRFGLDDSLDVVGVHLGAGLIGTLALGFIALPVDGQGGGLFYGGGLQQLVAQSAAVVVTVLLSGIVTLVIGRAIHRFIGFRVSHEAETVGVDLSEHAESAYAFTETGRSFNPAGHHQLSPAVAGGDTAAEVYARRGKENTFA; from the coding sequence GTGGACATCACTGCGCAACATGTCTGGATGATGATCGCGGCGGCGATGGTGCTGCTGATGACTCCCGGACTTGGCCTTTTCTACGGCGGCATGACCCGGGCCAAGGCGGCCCTCAACATGATCATGATGAGCTTCATCTCGGCCGGCATCGTTGGTGTTGTCTGGGTTCTCTGGGGCTACTCCATGACCACGGGCGAGGGCGTGCTTGGCATCTTCGGTAATCCCTTCGCCAACTTCGGCCTGCAGAACCTGATGGGCTCACCCGATCTGATCAAGGCCGGCTTCAGCGCCACGTTCGCGATCATCACGGTGGCCCTGATCAGCGGCGCCATTGCGGACCGGGCCAAGTTCAGCGCCTGGGCCCTGTTCGTCCCGCTGTGGATCACGCTGGTCTACTGCCCGCTCGCCTACATGATCTGGGGCGGCGGCCTCATGAGCGCCGGCGGTGCCATCACCGCCGTCTTCGGCCAGGTGATCGACTTTGCCGGCGGTGCCGTCGTGGAAATCAGCTCGGGCACGGCCGCCCTGGTGCTCGCGCTGGTGGTTGGCCAGCGCCACGGTTTTGCCAAGGATCCCGGCCACCGCCCGCACAATGTCCCCTTCATCATGCTGGGTGCTGCCATCCTGTGGTTCGGCTGGTTCGGCTTCAACGGCGGCGCCGCCACCACCGCGGAGCAGGCCGGCCTGGTCTGGATCAACACCCTGGTCACCCCGGCCGCGGCCATGCTGAGCTGGCTGCTCACGGAAAAGGTCCGCCACGGCCACCCCACGTCCCTGGGCGCAGCCTCTGGCGTTGTGGCCGGCCTGGTTGCCATCACGCCGTCCTGTGCCAACATCAGTCCAGTGGCCGCAGTCGGCCTGGGCCTGGTGGCCGGAGCGGCCTGCTGCGTATTTGTTGACTTGAAGTTCCGTTTCGGCCTGGACGACTCCCTGGACGTGGTGGGTGTGCACCTCGGAGCCGGCCTGATCGGAACCCTGGCGCTGGGCTTCATCGCCCTCCCGGTGGACGGCCAGGGCGGCGGCCTGTTCTATGGCGGCGGACTCCAGCAATTGGTGGCACAGTCCGCGGCCGTGGTGGTCACCGTGCTGCTGTCCGGCATCGTCACCCTGGTCATTGGCCGGGCCATCCACCGGTTTATCGGCTTCCGCGTCAGCCACGAGGCCGAGACCGTCGGAGTGGACCTGTCCGAGCACGCAGAGAGTGCCTACGCGTTTACGGAAACGGGCCGCAGCTTCAACCCCGCGGGGCACCACCAGCTGTCACCTGCCGTCGCCGGCGGGGACACGGCCGCGGAGGTTTACGCCCGTCGGGGCAAGGAAAATACCTTCGCCTAG
- the narJ gene encoding nitrate reductase molybdenum cofactor assembly chaperone, protein MSRRDQVVYMAAAWCLSYPDEDLIAKVPLMRAALAEFPGAVQDFAAVLDLLESSGPMEIQAFYVREFDLGRRHALHLSYWTDGDTRRRGEVLGSFKKAYRQSDILVDTRGELPDYLPMVLEYAALVDLSAGRELLIGYRASLEMLRFGLLRDELPHARILQAICDTLPGKSPADEQAVMRMAGYGPPTEAVGLDPYDPRLLPVKGT, encoded by the coding sequence GTGAGCCGGCGCGACCAGGTGGTCTACATGGCCGCAGCCTGGTGCCTGTCGTACCCGGACGAGGACCTGATAGCCAAGGTACCGCTGATGCGGGCCGCCCTGGCCGAGTTTCCCGGCGCGGTCCAGGACTTCGCAGCGGTCCTGGACCTGCTCGAATCCTCCGGACCGATGGAGATCCAGGCCTTCTACGTGCGGGAGTTCGACCTGGGCCGGCGCCACGCGCTGCACCTGAGCTACTGGACGGACGGCGACACCCGGCGCCGGGGTGAAGTCCTGGGCAGCTTCAAGAAGGCTTACCGGCAGAGCGACATCCTGGTGGACACGCGGGGCGAGCTGCCTGACTACCTGCCCATGGTCCTCGAATATGCGGCGCTGGTGGACCTGAGCGCCGGCCGGGAACTCCTCATCGGCTACCGTGCCAGCCTCGAGATGCTCAGGTTCGGCCTGCTGCGGGACGAGCTCCCGCATGCCCGGATCCTGCAGGCCATCTGCGACACGCTGCCCGGGAAATCGCCGGCCGACGAACAGGCCGTGATGCGGATGGCCGGTTACGGGCCGCCTACCGAGGCCGTAGGGCTGGACCCGTATGACCCGCGACTGCTGCCCGTAAAGGGGACTTGA